CATGGCTACATAATAATACTAAAATAATATATGTCAAGAAAAAAATGATATTTACATGCCTACAAAATTCATGCCAAAATTAATCCATTTTATTGATTTTTAATAACTTTTCAGCAAAAAGTAGAAGGAAAACCCGTCTGACAAGCTGATTACCATAGCATGCTAATAAAATCAAGAAGTTATTGCCGTGCCCGGGAAAAAAGCTGAAAGCTCAAAGGCGGAGAATACAGGAGCGCTACGCTTGAGAAACGTCCCTCTGGGGACTTAAGGAAAGAGGCGGGTCATGCGCTTTTTGCTTTTAGTGGAAACCGCTCCGGATGTTCGATCATTTCAACAGTGAGATCTACGTCAAGGTCCGGCCAATAGAAATGTCCTGGAAAAGGCTCCTCGACATTCAGGATTTTCCCCACGGGAGCATCTTTGAACCAGGGGAACTCATCATGGGGCATAAACATCTCTTTGTCTCCAGCCAGCAGCCAAACTCCATTGCTTGAGACATGCGTAACTTCAACCGAGGCGTTCAGCCCAAGCGCGTTTAAACTCTTCATAATGCACCTCAATAATCCCTTCGATTTCTTTCAGCCGATAGTGTGAGAGACCGTGGTTCTTGGCCAATTCGACTTCGGGACTGAGCCAGTATTTTGCTTCGCCATCCGCGCAAACTACGTGGACGTGAGCGCGAGATTCCTCCCGGGAGAAGAAAAAGAAACGGTAGCCTCTTTCTCGCAGTATCGTCGGACTCATTTTGCACCTATTATATTTTCTTTGCCAAGCTCTGTCTATAAAAACTTAGAGGTCCATACGTCCGGCCAGCGAACGGGCTAACAGGAGAGTGGGTGATTCTCCCGCGGATCCTTGCCCTGCCCCCTGTTAGCGGACTCCTATCAATCGCTCATACTCGTCATGCGTTTCCTAACCCATATTTTCATTTGACTTTCACGCGGATTTTATTTCCTTCAAATTCAACGACATCACCGGAAAAAATCTTTTTTCGTTTTCTGGTTTCGACCTTTCCGTTTACCATGACCTGGCCTTCAGAAATCACATGTTTCGCTTCACCGCCGCTGGCGACCCAATTTTCGAACTTCAAGGTTTTATAGAGTTCGATCGGTTCTTCTGAAATTTCAATTTCTTTCATTTGCAAAACACTCAATCTTGATGTCATTTGTCTCTCGCCCACTTCCTTAGGTCGTTCGAGTTCTCAGGGTTCGCAGAGCGGGTTATTCTTTTTGGCTGCCGTTGATGACACCCAAAACAATCTCAGCATTCGGCCTGAGGGCGCTAAGGAGCCTGGATGGTTTTTCATTGTCGGTATTTTCGACAATGAAAAATATTTCTCTCGTTCCTGTGTGTCCGTGTATATCCGTGGCTAATTGATTTTTAGGCTCTCCAGAGCCGGGGCCTAAAGAACAAAACCCCACTCCTTATTTTAGGAAATGGGGTTTTCGATCATCCTTTAACCATACAATATCCCCTTTTTGGGCAGATAAGGTTATTAAGATTGATTATTCTGACAAGGTATTTACCATATCATCCTAATAAAATCAAGAAATCCTTTCCACCTCGAGGGAAAAGCTCAAAGCGAAAAAACAGCTCAAAGCTCAAAGGAAAGGCAGATCAAAAGAAGCTCAAAGCTCAAGGCTCAAAGGTCAAAGGGTGAGGAAAAGAATTCGGGGTTCAGTGAAAAAAAGGCAAAAAGCGAGAGGCTGGGTGAAAGGCTCAAAGCCCAAAGGAAAGGCAAAGGCTATCTTGCGCCCACTTCATAGGAGTGTTCTCGGTTGAAACCATTCGGCAATCCTCAGTGGTTCTGTTCCAATCTATGCTTTCGGAGATAGGGACCCATTCAAATATTTATGAATAATGCTTGAAATAAATGTTTGATATGGAATGCCTTCTTCAATAGCCTTTATCTGAATTTGATGATAGTCCTTTTGACTTAGACGGAGATTGATGCGTTTATCTTTTTTCAGAGTGTTTCGGGCTGCCATCTGGGCTTTTTCTTTTTCCTGTTTAATATTTTTAACAGGGTTCCACTCTTCTCGATCAAGTGATTCCATCAAATCTCTTTCTTCTTTATCAATCGGCTCAAATGCCTTTTTATTTATTTTTATCATTATTCCCCCATTAAGCCATAGCGCTTTGTATATTTCCGACTCGGAAAGGCCGTTTTAAGAAAGATCTCATTCTCTTTTTCCACAAAAGGAACAACAAAGGCATAGCCCTCAATTTCCAGAATATATATTTTTTGATCAGGTCTTCCTGGATTTTCTTCAATTCCGAGTATCTGACCAGATTCGACTAAAAAAGCAATTTCCTCAAAGGAAATCCCGCGCTTAGACTTCAATATTTCATTTTTTTCATAACTCCAATTTAAATATTTCATTTTATAAATGATGCGCTGATGTCTGCCTTTTGTCAACAATTATTCTAAAATTTCCGGATAACTCTACCGTCCAAAGGAAAATCTCTGACCATTGCGAGGAATGGCAGTCAAAAACCATCTCTGCCTTTATCGGCTTACTCTGCGTGCTCAAGTCCGCCTGTGGCGGACCAGGACGATAGGCGGGTGTGAAATCAGGCCTTTTTCCGTGTCCGTCCGTGCCTGCCCCGTAGAATTCTCTTGCATTTCTATTCCAACGGGGTGGGTTCGTGGCTAATTGATTTTTCTAATGATGCTGGGGTTGGGGGAAGGGTTCCTGGGAGGCGATCCAGCGGTAGCTGCCCTGGACGGCCAAGTAGGCACCCTTGATAACTCCCCTGGTGATCAATTCCTTTGCGGCGGCGGCCCCGGCGGCTAAAACCGTTTCTTTCTCTTCAAAGCTCAAAGGGCCAACCTCTTGGGTAATGAGGAGATGGGGAATATCCGTCTGCGGGTCCAGTTCTTTGGCCGGACAGCGGACCACCTTGGGGGAATCGAGTTTCATCTCCCCGGCGATCCAGGTGGCCGCGGCATCGGCGGTTGCACCATCGGCTGCCCAGACACTGACCGCATCGGCGATCCCCGGCGAAAACGATCTTCCTCCCCAGCCGCTGGTGGCCACACCGCCTATGCCCTGGTCCGGAAAAATTTCAAGGACATGGGAAACCCTTTCTTCAAAGGGATCCTTTAAACCCACTCGAATTTTTTGTTTTCCCTTCATACCAAGGGCAATATCCCCGCCATTGTTGACGATGACGCGGTCTGCGCCCAGGGCCAGAGCCGAGGTAACTATCTCATCGCCTACCAATCCGGCCACGGCCGCCATCCCGGTCAATTCCGCAGAAACCTTCCGGCAGGCTGAAAAAGCCCTCTTTATTAAAGGGGGAAGAAGACCCTCTCTTTTTAATTTATTTGAGGGAGTTTTGAGGAGGTTCTGATATTCGGCCAATTGACCCAGAAGCTCCAGGGCCTTGATGGCCGATTGAACGGCCATAACCGGCCGGGGCTGGTTATCGGCCCAGACCGAGAGGGTCAGGGTCATGGGACCCCAATCGACGAGGATCAGGGCGGGGGAGAGGACGTGGATGGGGGGGGGAAGTTCGGAGTTCGGAGTTCGGGGTTCGGAGTGTGAACCAAAAGAGCGTTCGGCGTTAGAATCAGAAATGAGTTCGGAGTGCAGAGTTCGGCGTTCGGAGCAAATGGGTTTCGGGTTGAGATCACAATAAAATTCGGGGTTCGGAGTTCGGCCTCCGGCCCAGAGGGGCCTACGCCCCGGAGGGAATTCGGAGCCTGGAACACCAGGGTCCGATGGGAGACAAGAAGACATTATCGGCGTCGGGGTTGTTTCCATTTTATCAGTTTCCCGCGGATTTCGGAAAAAGGACGGATGGCCTGCACATGGCCGCCCATGGCTTCGTAGTCTTTAAGAGACATGGTATATTCCAGGGGAGAAATGATGGCCGGGGTCGGGGTCCAGGTGAAGGCCCCTTCCTGAACCTGTTCCACGTCCACATAAAAGGTGATGCCTCCCCCGGGCAAAACGAATACCGGCGCACCGCCGACGGTCAGGACGGCCTTTCTTTGATGAACGGCCTGGGTCAGTTTTAACGGGTAGCGGGTGACCCCGGCCCGGGCCGAGCCACCGGCCCCGCCCACGTACAAAGCCGAGACCTTTGATGCCTCGCAGGTTTCCTGGATAGTAGAAACGGCCTCTTCGGCTTCCGGGGTCAGGGGTTGCTCAATAAAGCCTTTATCAGCGGAATAGATAAAAAAGGCCGCCCGCTCCCCGGTGGTTTCAGTGATCAACAATCTGGTTCCTACCGGTGTCTTGTTCGGATCTATTGAAGCAATAATCTCCAGAGGATTTTCAATCGGGGTGCCTCCCCAGCCTGAGCCGCTGCGGCCGAAACATCTTCCCGGTGTGGACTCGGGAAAGACCAGACGGATACCCGTGGGCTTCATGCCCATGGCCCGTCCGGAAGCATGACGGCTTAATTGGGAGGTGATGTGGGCATCCAGGACG
The genomic region above belongs to Deltaproteobacteria bacterium and contains:
- a CDS encoding DUF2442 domain-containing protein, which translates into the protein MKSLNALGLNASVEVTHVSSNGVWLLAGDKEMFMPHDEFPWFKDAPVGKILNVEEPFPGHFYWPDLDVDLTVEMIEHPERFPLKAKSA
- a CDS encoding DUF4160 domain-containing protein produces the protein MSPTILRERGYRFFFFSREESRAHVHVVCADGEAKYWLSPEVELAKNHGLSHYRLKEIEGIIEVHYEEFKRAWAERLG
- a CDS encoding RNA-binding S4 domain-containing protein, yielding MKEIEISEEPIELYKTLKFENWVASGGEAKHVISEGQVMVNGKVETRKRKKIFSGDVVEFEGNKIRVKVK
- a CDS encoding antitoxin; its protein translation is MIKINKKAFEPIDKEERDLMESLDREEWNPVKNIKQEKEKAQMAARNTLKKDKRINLRLSQKDYHQIQIKAIEEGIPYQTFISSIIHKYLNGSLSPKA
- a CDS encoding toxin, translating into MKYLNWSYEKNEILKSKRGISFEEIAFLVESGQILGIEENPGRPDQKIYILEIEGYAFVVPFVEKENEIFLKTAFPSRKYTKRYGLMGE
- a CDS encoding FAD:protein FMN transferase, producing the protein MTLTLSVWADNQPRPVMAVQSAIKALELLGQLAEYQNLLKTPSNKLKREGLLPPLIKRAFSACRKVSAELTGMAAVAGLVGDEIVTSALALGADRVIVNNGGDIALGMKGKQKIRVGLKDPFEERVSHVLEIFPDQGIGGVATSGWGGRSFSPGIADAVSVWAADGATADAAATWIAGEMKLDSPKVVRCPAKELDPQTDIPHLLITQEVGPLSFEEKETVLAAGAAAAKELITRGVIKGAYLAVQGSYRWIASQEPFPQPQHH